From the Hordeum vulgare subsp. vulgare chromosome 1H, MorexV3_pseudomolecules_assembly, whole genome shotgun sequence genome, the window GCCTACCACAGGAAGCTTCCGTGTCCTTGTACCTTTCTTACAGAATTTCTACCACAGGGAGTTTTTCCACATGGTTTCTCacgaaaggtttttaatgaggcaatatcaatGCAAGCATGGACGATATATGtcattttctctttattttcccactgggttttagaAGGAGTTTTTCATGGCATATTGTATGTTTTCTTCTCAATTTTTTCCACAGGGTTTTGGAGGAGAACATTTCAAAGATGATGGGTCTCAAGGACAAGCGAGGATTAGGGGGTGTTAGGATTTATTTTAAACTAATTATAATAATTAGGGAATAATCCTCCCTTGTACAGAACCGCTTCGTGCGGGTTGCTAGCCAACCGACGCGACGGTTTTTTCACGACCCCCACGAGCGGACGCATCCGTTCGTGGCGACGGTTAATTCCCTGTGTATTTAATCCTCATGGATCATCAATGAAAGAGACAGTTCGATCAAATCATACTTTCACAGATGCATGTGCTCTCTCATCGCGACTCTCTCCCTTCCTAATCAAAGAATAGATAAAACGAATAGACCATCTGATTTAAAACAAGAGTCCATGTGAATATGCACTTCCATATACACACGCGTGCTTATCCTACTAATCCATGGCTCTAACGCAGTTTGTTAGCTGCACGCATGAGTGCGTGCGTGGCTCTTTGCTTATCCTACTAATCCACGCCAATATATCTTTCTTTCCCCAATAAATACACACGGCCGGCGGTGCGTGCGTGCATCCTTTCTTCTCCCTAGCTAGCAGCTTCTCGCCATGGAGCGCGTGTCGTGGCAACCActtgcgctcctcctcctcgcggcgGCCGCGGCCGTCGCCAGCGGCACTGAGGTCGGGTACGACGGCCGGTCGATGGTCATCGATGGCGAGCGCCGCCTCCTCATCTCCGGCTCCATCCACTACCCCAGGAGCACGCCAGAGGTATGCATTGCACACGGAGCAGCAGATGAATACACCATCGTCTCGTCTTAGTTTCCATGAATGAATTGTAAGTCTCGATCGTTGCTTGCCTGCAGATGTGGCCGGATCTGATCAGGAAGGCCAAGGAGGGCGGGCTGGACGCCATCGAGACGTACGTCTTCTGGAACGGCCACGAGCCTCGCCGCCGGCAGTACAACTTCGAGGGCAGCTACGACATCGTGCGCTTCTTCAAGGAGGTCCAGGACGCCGGCATGTACGCCATCCTCCGCATCGGCCCCTACATCTGCGGCGAGTGGAACTACGGCGGCCTGCCGGCATGGCTGCGCGACATCTCCGGCATGCAGTTCCGCATGCACAACAACCCCTTCGAGGTACCCACACTGCTAGCAGATCCTTCCCAACAATATAATGGTTTTCCTTGGAGGTCAAAATACGACCAAGTTATTGATGCTTGCAGCAAGAGATGGAGACCTTCACGACCCTCATCGTCGACAAGCTCAAGGAGGCCAAGATGTTCGCCGGACAGGGAGGCCCCATCATCCTCTCTCAGGTACGTAGTAACTAACTAATATTAATTATGTGAAACTTATCTAGCTTGCATTCCTAGCTACTTGTCGTCGACAAAAGAGTGGATCAGTGAATATAACATATATATATGTGaacaatttacatatatagatcgagAACGAGTACGGGAACGTCATGGACAAGCTCAACAACGACGAGTCGGCGTCTGAGTACATCCACTGGTGCGCCGCCATGGCCAACAAGCAGAACGTAGGCGTGCCGTGGATCATGTGCCAGCAGGACCAAGACGTCCCACCCAACGTGGTCAGCGCATGCACATTTTCATCTTTCCTATTTTTGTCTCTACCAattattattcttctttcttcccaagtgtaaaacaaaaaaaactcaatGCTAAGTCTTCTTAATTACTAGATCAACACCTGCAACGGCTTCTACTGCCACGACTGGTTCCCCAAGAGGACCGACATCCCCAAGATCTGGACTGAGAACTGGACTGGCTGGTACcctacatatatatatacctggatcaacctttatatattaattttccttctttttttcttatgGAACCTACATGCATATGCGCGAAATTGGTTAGCacgttctactatatgttgaatgAAGTTCAGATTGCTCTTACATTTTATCCACGATATATAATTAGGTTCAAAGCCTGGGACAAGCCTGATTTCCACCGGTCCGCCGAAGACATCGCCTTCTCTGTTGCCATGTTCTTCCAGACGCGAGGATCGCTCCAGAACTACTACATGGTGATTGATTTATAACTAATCTATACTTTTCTCTTCTACATTAATTTCCATCCTCTAGCAGGCTGGCATGAACTGAATTTTACATCATTTGACATGTTGATCGTCAATTTATATGTGATCAGTACCATGGTGGCACCAACTTTGGCCGCACGTCGGGTGGCCCATACATCACAACCAGCTATGACTACGATGCCCCTCTCGATGAGTACGGTACGTGAACCATCTCTTGTTGTTCCTTCAATTCATATATTCGTCCCAAGCTTATTTGCATCTTGTAAATTAATAATTAGTGTCAATATGCAAATCATATTCATTATccttttatgtttttgttttcaGGTAACATCAGGCAGCCAAAATACGGGCACCTCAAGGACCTCCACAATGTCCTCAAGTCCATGGAGAAGATCCTACTCCATGGGGACTACAAGGACACCACCATGGGCAACACCAACGTCATGGTAACTAACATGCATTCACATACAATACAAAAATCCTAGCACTGTTTTTAATGGTGTTCACAACAAAATTGATCCATTTGGTTCATCAATATCTACACTAGGTTACCAAGTACACGCTGGACAACTCCTCTGCCTGCTTCATCAGCAACAAGTTCGACGACAAGGAGGTCAATGTGACCCTCGACGACGGCGCAACCCATGTCGTGCCCGCATGGTCCGTGAGCATCCTGCCGGACTGCAAGACCGTCGCGTACAACAGCGCCAAGATCAAGACACAGACGTCGGTGATGGTGAAGAGGCCGGGGGTGGAAACCGTGACGGATGGCCTTGCTTGGTCGTGGATGCCCGAGAACCTCCATCCTTTCATGACGGACGAGAAGGGTAACTTCAGGAAGAACGAGCTGCTCGAGCAGATCGCGACGTCGGGCGACCAGAGCGACTACCTATGGTACAGGACAAGGTAATCAAACATCTTGATGCTTAATACAGAACTACACTGTTGCATAAGATTGAAATATAAATTAATCTCTGGTGATGATCAAAATGTGCAGCTTGGAGCACAAGGGGGAATCGAACTACAAGTTGCACGTGAACACGACTGGCCATGAGCTCTACGCTTTCGTCAATGGCAAGCTTGTTGGTGAGCGTCCCAATATACTCTGAGTGGTTTGCACACTGATGGATTAATGAACTTGATCAAGCTAATGTTAATTGATTTGATTAATTGGCATGCAGGGAGGCACTACGCTCCTAATGGCGGATTCGTCTTCCAAATGGAGACACCGGTGAAGCTCCACTCTGGCAAGAACTACATCTCCCTCCTCAGCGCCACCATCGGGCTCAAGAACTATGGTGCTCTGTTCGAGATGATGCCCGCCGGCATCGTGGGAGGGCCGGTGAAGCTCGTCGACACCGTCACCAACACCACCGCCTACGACCTCTCCAACAGCTCCTGGTCCTACAAGGCCGGCCTCGCCGGCGAGTACAGGGAGACCCACCTCGACAAGGCCAAGGACCGCAGCCAATGGAGAGGCGGCACCATCCCGGTGCACCGCCCCTTCACCTGGTACAAGGCGACCTTTGAGGCCCCCACCGGTGAGGAGCCCGTGGTGGCGGACCTGCTGGGGCTTGGCAAGGGCGTGGTGTGGGTCAACGGCAACAACCTGGGCCGCTACTGGCCGTCATACGTCGCCGCGGACATGGACGGCTGCCGGCGGTGCGACTACCGCGGCACATTCATGGCGGATGGCGACGGGCAGAAGTGCCTCACTGGCTGCAACGAGCCGTCCCAGAGGTTCTACCATGTGCCACGGTCGTTCCTCAAGGCCGGCGAGCCCAACACGATGGTGCTGTTCGAGGAGGCCGGCGGCGACCCGACGAGGGTGAGCTTCCACACCGTCGCTGTCGGGGCGGCGTGCGCGGAGGCCGCCGAGGTCGGCGACGAGGTGGCGCTGGCGTGCAGCCATGGCAGGACCATCTCCAGCGTGGACGTGGCCAGCCTCGGCGTCACGCGCGGCAAGTGCGGCGCGTACCAGGGCGGCTGCGAGTCCAAGGCGGCGCTGGCGGCGTTCACGGCAGCGTGCGTCGGCAAGGAGTCGTGCACGGTGCGGCACACGGAGGACTTCCGCGCCGGGTCCGGGTGTGACTCCGGCGTGCTCACCGTGCAGGCAACCTGCTGATCCCCACATGAACCAAGGAATAAATTATAGTTAGTGTCGTTTAGGCTTAGTGTTAGCTAACGTCAATCAGGAGCTAGGCATATGTGTTAGGGGGCTAAGTAATTAGCCCAGAACAATTACATGGTTCGCTTCATGTGATTTTCGATGGAGATCATCGAGGTTAAACCAAGAATTTTTCGCCTCCTCGATCAGTTTGCTATAGGGTGAAGATTTtcggttgaagaaacaggcagacAATACATATGCgttggtaatttctatttcttataTACATATGGGTTTGCTTATTTGAATCACAAGTAACAACGTGGGAAAATAAATTTTGCACCTTTAATTAAATTAAATATTTAACAGCATCCACGTATAGTTTAAAAAAATTAACTTTTTCTACATAATGTTCCATTCATTTGGCACAAACAAATAcacttatttatttttaatgtTCTTTCTCATGTCTCATTCTGTTGATAATAAAAAGGTTTGTTTAAACTTCTTGTAAATCTAAATAATACGATTTTCCATTGCTTAACAAAAAAGTATTATTTCATTCTATTACATATATTTTCTGATTAACTCGCACAGTGGCCCTCTCAAGTGTGCGAGCAAGTGTTCTACTATAACCATCACAAACATTATGTAAATAACGTATCACTTATGTGGTAAAGTTCTTTAAATAAGTTATATGACATTTCGGGGAAAACATTTTAAATTGATGATCAAATGTGGTCTTCACATGCGATTGTTAGTGCTCTAAGTGTTAGCTACCGTGAGGAACAGGTTAATTATTCTGCAGGATATGTGTTAGGGGGCTAATTAGCCTAGAACAAATGCATGGTTCAGTTCATGTGATTTTTGATGGATCAAGGTTCAATCTAGAATTTGTTGGGGTGATTGTGGCAGCTCGTTTTGTTATGGGGAAGATTTTCCGTCGGAGACACAGGcacatgaagaatttgttgcggtGATTTTCCAAGTTTCATATGTACTCATCACATAGTTTGAAACAATAAGGTTCTGTAACTATCACAAATGTTATTCAATTAAAGTCCGGACCAGGAGCATATAGAATTTTAGATCCCACATCTGCGATGCTAGCTACATGTACTAAACTTTTGCTACACCTGGACGAATTCCATGTACCGTATCATtctgatgcatgtgataatgcaGGGCTCTTGTGTTAATTATGGTACTATATGCCTATGGACCATCTACAATATCATTCTTATGCATGCGATAACGCAGGCCTCTTGTGTCATTCATCAGCACGTAACACCCTCATATTCTTCTCACACATAGTTGACAATAAGAGttacactcggggggggggggggggggggctaaaccGGCAGTGTGGTGCAGTACGGAGCAGTTACACATGACGCTGTAACATTCACTTACTCTGGGAGTTGGTCGTAATACTTGGTTAGGCCATGTTGAAGATCTTCTGTTCGCCCCTGTAAACACTGACGCAGTAACAAGTTCGCGAGTTTGCCTTAAAAAATGTACTATTATTCTATACTTGTAAGTTCTATATACTTCAGAGTCATACCAGACCAGGAGCATCTAGAATTTTAGATCCCACATCTGCGGTGCAAGGTACTAAACTGTTGCTACCTGAACGAATTCCATGTATCGTTCTTACTATCTCTTATGCATGTGATCTTGCATGGGCTCTTGTGTTGAGTATGGTATATGCctcctatgcatgtgttattCTTCACGTAACACCCTCATATTTTTCTGACACAGAGTTGGCAACAATACTGGCGATCGAGTTACAACTGGGATGTAGGTTAACCGGCGACATGCCGCTCTCAACGTGCAAGTGCAGCAGCCCTATAACGTGCGTCCACATGGATCTCTGCAGTTGGCCGGTGGAAATCCATGGTGATTCCTATGTATTTCTGGCAATGTGCAGGCTCACTGCTGGCGCTGGGTGGCTACTAGGGGCGTACAAAGGCGGCTAAGTTTTCCTTCATTTTAAATGGTATTCTTGATTTGCGACAATCCTAAGGGCCTATTTAGCGGGAAAAATCTACCAAAATACTTTACCTTGATTTTGGTGATACATTGGGTTTTCGAAGGCGGACCGAGAGGGAGCTCGAAGCACGCCTCCTGCAGGTGTAGATGGTCACGGTGGAACACATGGTTTGTGATTGATGAGATATTTTAGGAATTTTACGATGGAAGCCACCCGCAATTGCCCAACAATTTTGTGTGAATATTTACGAAAGAGTATGGCTTTGACATTTAAAACATTTGGACATGTCCGAAATGTCTTTGACATTGATTGAAATATGAAAACAATAGAAATTTatgtgagtatagtttcagtggtaagcatccctatgctaatcatatcatccatatgattcatgatcgacctttcggtctcatgtgttccgaggccatgtctgcacatgctaggctcgtcaagcttaacccgagtgttccgcgtgcgcaactgttttgcacccgttgtatgtgaacgttgagtctatcacacccgatcatcacgtggtgtctcgaaacgacgaactgtagcaacggtgcacagtcggggagaacacaatttcgtcttgaaattttagtgagagatcacctcataatgctaccgtcgttcttagcaaaataaggtgcataaaaggattatacatgcaattcataagtgacatgatatggccatcatcacgtgcttcttgatctccatcaccaaagtaccggcacgatcttcttgtcaccggcgccacaccatgatctccatcaacgtgttgccatcggggttgtcgtgctactcatgctattactactaaagctacatcctagcaaaatagtaaacgcatctgcaagcacaaatgttagtataaagacaaccctatggctcctgccggttgccgtaccatcgacgtgcaagtcgatattttctattacaacatgatcatctcatacatccaatatatcacatcacatcgttggccatatcacatcacaagcataccctgcaaaaacaagcatatcacatcacaagcataccctgcaaaaacaagcatatcacatcacaagcatcgttggccatgagttgctatttaacctcatccaaggacctcctcggtcaaatccgattcaactaaagttggagaaaccgacacttgccagtcatctttgagcaacggggttactcgtaacgatgaaactagtctctcgtaagcgtacgagtaatgtcggtccaagccgcttcaatccaacaataccgcggaatcaagaaaagactaaggagggcagcaaaacgcacatcaccgcccacaaaaacttttgtgttctactcgagaagacatctacgcatgaacctagctcatgaatgccactgttggggaacgtcgcatgggaaacaaaaattttcctacgcgcacgaagacctatcatggtgatgtccatctacgagaggggatgagtgatctacgtacccttgaagaccgtacagcagaagcgttagagaacgcggttgatgtagtggaacgtcctcacgtccctcgatccgccccgcgaacaatcccgcgatcagtcccacgatctagtaccgaacggacggcacctccgtgttcagcacacgtacagctcgacgatgatctcagccttcttgatccagcaagagagacggagaggtagaagagttctccggcagcgtgacggcgctccgaaggttggtgatgaccttgtctcagcagggctccgcccgagctccgcagaaacgcgatctagaggaaaaaccgtggaggtatgtggtcgggctgccgtggaaaagtcctctcaaatcagccccaatacctccgtatatataggtgggagggaggggaccttgccttgtttttttttctttctcttttgattttcctttgtatggcgcatagggcccttttgggctgtcccaccagcccactaagggctggtgcgccacccttatggcctatgggcttccacggggtgggttgcccccccccccccccccggtgaactcccggaacccattcgtcattcccggtacattcccggtaactccgaaaaccttccggtaatcaaatgaggtcatcctatatatcaatcttcatttccggatcatttcggaaaccctcgtgacgtccgtgatctcatccgggactccgaacaacattcggtaaccaaccatataactcaaatacgcataaaacaacgtcgaaccttaagtgtgcagaccctgcgggttcgagaactatgtagacatgacccgagagactcttcggtcaatatccaatagcgggacctggatgcccatattggatcctacatattctacgaagatcttatcgtttgaacctcagtgccaaggattcatataatcccgtatgtcattccctttgtccttcggtatgttacttgcccgagattcgatcgtcagtatccgtatacctattttaatctcatttaccggcaagtctctttactcgttccgtaatacaagatcccgcaacttacactaagtcacattgcttgcaaggcttgtgtgtgatgttgtattaccgagtgggccccgagatacctctccgtcacacggagtgacaaatcccagtcttgatccataataactcaactaacaccttcggagacacctgtagagcatctttatagtcacccagttacgtcgcgacgtttgatacacacaaagcattcctccggtgtcagtgagttatatgttctcatggtcataggaataaatacttgacacgcagaaaacagtagcaacaaaatgacacgatcaacatgctacgtctattagtttgggtctagtccatcacgtgattctcctaatgacgtgatccagttatcaagcaacaacaccttgttcataatcagaagacactgactatctttgatcaactggctagccaactagaggcttgctagggacggtgttttgtctatgtatccacacatgcaaatgaatcttcattcaatacaattatagcatggataataaacgattatcttgatacaggaattataataataactatatttattattgcctctagggcataattccaacagaggttgggtaagaactccagcagcatgacggcgtggtgtcgatggagagacgaggtctcccagcagggcttcgccaagcactggcacagaggaggaggaagaagggcagggctgcaccgagggagaggcaaaagtctaatctccaatggccaaaagtgcccactatatatagggggcggggagagggggtgccacccctagggttcccaccctaggtggtgcggcagccccccagatgggaggtgcggcggccagagggggaggagggggtggcgcaccacctgatgggccttaggcccacctggcttagggtttgcccccccttttctctcccctgcgcattgggctgagtggggaggcacaccagcccacctaggggctggttcccacccccacttggcccatcttacctcccgggattgttgccccccttcggtggtcccggtggtcccggtacgttaccggtgatgcccgaaacacttccggtatccgaaaccatccgtcctatatatcaatctttacctccggaccattctggagctcctcatgacgtccgggatctcatccgggactccgaacaactttcggtaacctcgtataacaattccctataaccctagcgtcatcgaaccttaagtgtgtagaccctacgggttcgggagataggcggacatgaccgagacacctctctggccaataaccatcagcggggtctggatacccatggtggctcccacttgatccacgatgatctcatcggatgaaccacgatgtcaaggattcaatcaatcccgtatacaattccctttgtctgtcggtatagaacttgcccaagattcgatcgtcggtataccaataccttgttcaatctcgttacccgtaagtctctttacttgttccgtagcacgtcatcgtgtgactaactccttagtcacattgagctcatgatgatgttctaccgagtgggcccagagatacctctccgtcacacggagtgacaaatcccgatctcgattcttaccaacccaacacacactttcggaggtacccgtagtgcacctttatagtcacccagttacgttgtgacgtttgatacacccaaagcactcctacgatatccgggagttgcacaatctcacggtcgaaggaaaagatacttgacattagaaaagctttagcatacgaacaatacgatctagtgctatgcttaggattgggtcttgtccatcacatcattctccaatgatgtgatcccgttatcaatgacatctaatgcccatgatcaggaaaccatgatcatctattgactaacgagctagccaactagaggcttgctagggacacattgtgatctatttattcacacatgtattactgtttcctgttaatacaattgtagcatgaacaatagacaattatcatgaacaaggaaatatgataataaccattttattattgcctctagggcatatttccaacagccttttggtcccggttggtgtcatcaaccgggactaaaggcccccctgcctggcttggccccagcggccacgtggaggcccatctgtcccggttcgtgtaagaaccgggactaaaggcaaagggcattagtaacgacctttttgtcccggttccgaaaccggtaCAAAAGGTCCTTATGAATCGGgacaaaggccctttttctactagtgtatataTTCCGGCAACGTGCCCGGCTCACCACTCGTGTTGGGTGACTACGGGCGAACAAAGGCGGCCAAGTATTCCTACATTTTAGATGGAGAGTCAACCCTTAGTAAATGTCTATATTGTCACGCCAATTTATTTTCGACAAAGGGTGGATTTTATTCACTCAAAACTGACATTATTCGACAAAGGAGAGTGGTGCAGCACGGAGCAGTTACACATGACCCCACATCTGCGGTGCAAGGTACTAAACTGTTGCTATATGTCATTGGACCATATACAATATCATTCTTATGCATGTGATAATGCAGGGCTCTTGTGTCATTCATCAGTACGTAACACGATGTAACAACCTCATATTCTTCTCACACAGAGTTGACATGTAATTTTTTTGAGAGTTGAGTCAACATGCTGCCTGCCGGCGACATATAAGActcgggggtggggtggggaggggggagc encodes:
- the LOC123404056 gene encoding beta-galactosidase 1-like yields the protein MERVSWQPLALLLLAAAAAVASGTEVGYDGRSMVIDGERRLLISGSIHYPRSTPEMWPDLIRKAKEGGLDAIETYVFWNGHEPRRRQYNFEGSYDIVRFFKEVQDAGMYAILRIGPYICGEWNYGGLPAWLRDISGMQFRMHNNPFEQEMETFTTLIVDKLKEAKMFAGQGGPIILSQIENEYGNVMDKLNNDESASEYIHWCAAMANKQNVGVPWIMCQQDQDVPPNVINTCNGFYCHDWFPKRTDIPKIWTENWTGWFKAWDKPDFHRSAEDIAFSVAMFFQTRGSLQNYYMYHGGTNFGRTSGGPYITTSYDYDAPLDEYGNIRQPKYGHLKDLHNVLKSMEKILLHGDYKDTTMGNTNVMVTKYTLDNSSACFISNKFDDKEVNVTLDDGATHVVPAWSVSILPDCKTVAYNSAKIKTQTSVMVKRPGVETVTDGLAWSWMPENLHPFMTDEKGNFRKNELLEQIATSGDQSDYLWYRTSLEHKGESNYKLHVNTTGHELYAFVNGKLVGRHYAPNGGFVFQMETPVKLHSGKNYISLLSATIGLKNYGALFEMMPAGIVGGPVKLVDTVTNTTAYDLSNSSWSYKAGLAGEYRETHLDKAKDRSQWRGGTIPVHRPFTWYKATFEAPTGEEPVVADLLGLGKGVVWVNGNNLGRYWPSYVAADMDGCRRCDYRGTFMADGDGQKCLTGCNEPSQRFYHVPRSFLKAGEPNTMVLFEEAGGDPTRVSFHTVAVGAACAEAAEVGDEVALACSHGRTISSVDVASLGVTRGKCGAYQGGCESKAALAAFTAACVGKESCTVRHTEDFRAGSGCDSGVLTVQATC